In Plutella xylostella chromosome 4, ilPluXylo3.1, whole genome shotgun sequence, a genomic segment contains:
- the LOC125489906 gene encoding uncharacterized protein LOC125489906 produces the protein MYAACAWAPATRKLGIQKHLNAVQRGFAQKLTRAYRTVSLNSALLLAGILPLDLRIQESAALYEARKKVPPLSLRDVEIEKVVAYAEAPHPAMHMKLEFTNLVDQQQVETHSNHAVNIYTDGSKIDGKVGAALSIWDGAGQIKAIKLKLSPHCTVYQAELLAICRATRVIKDRKEESFGIYSDSRSALETIANNYAPHPLAVETRCNLNQCKLQNKQVSLFWIKAHAGLEGNEQADALAKQAAKDLKCKPHNDQCPVSFVKRLIRMDSLEEWNRRYKSGTTASVTKMFFPDAVEAYKLVRKIKPAGILTQDPQLDALRVSRPSCACDSRAPLRQGLP, from the exons ATGTACGCAGCCTGCGCCTGGGCTCCGGCCACCAGAAAATTGGGTATCCAGAAACACCTGAATGCGGTACAAAGAGGGTTTGCCCAAAAGTTAACCAGGGCTTACCGGACTGTCTCTCTAAACTCAGCACTCTTACTGGCTGGCATCCTACCTCTGGACCTCAGAATACAAGAATCAGCGGCCTTGTATGAGGCCAGAAAAAAGGTGCCACCACTGAGTCTGAGAGACGTAGAGATAGAGAAGGTTGTTGCATATGCCGAGGCTCCCCACCCGGCCATGCATATGAAACTGGAGTTCACCAACCTGGTAGACCAGCAACAGGTCGAAACCCATAGCAACCATGCGGTAAATATCTACACTGACGGTAGCAAAATTGACGGCAAGGTTGGTGCTGCGCTATCAATATGGGATGGCGCAGGCCAAATCAAAGCTATCAAATTGAAGCTGTCGCCACACTGCACAGTTTACCAGGCGGAACTCTTGGCCATATGCAGGGCCACCAGGGTCATCAAGGACCGAAAGGAGGAGAGTTTCGGCATATACAGTGACTCCAGGTCAGCCCTGGAAACTATCGCTAACAACTACGCACCCCACCCTCTAGCCGTTGAAACTCGATGCAATTTGAACCAGTGCAAATTGCAGAACAAGCAGGTGAGCCTGTTCTGGATCAAAGCGCACGCGGGTCTAGAGGGAAATGAGCAGGCAGACGCGTTAGCTAAACAAGCAGCCAAAGACCTGAAGTGCAAACCCCACAATGATCAGTGTCCGGTTTCATTCGTCAAGCGACTAATCCGTATGGACTCGCTTGAGGAATGGAATCGTAGATACAAGTCAGGCACAACCGCTTCAGTAACGAAAATGTTCTTCCCAGACGCAGTGGAAGCGTACAAACTGGTCAGGAAAATTAAACCAGCCGGAATCCTAACACAG GACCCGCAACTCGACGCACTAAGGGTCTCCCGCCCCTCGTGCGCCTGTGACTCCAGGGCCCCTTTGAGGCAGGGGTTACCGTAG